From one Chryseobacterium sp. 3008163 genomic stretch:
- a CDS encoding sugar MFS transporter: protein MINNEVQSKRNYTIPLITITLLFFMWGFITCMNDILIPYLKQLFKLTFFESMLVQFCFFGAYFIGSLIYFLVSTSSGDPINKVGYKKGILFGIFLAAFGCILFYPAATFSSYGLFLGALFVLGLGFTVLQITANAYVSLLGSEDSASSRLNMTQAFNAFGTTIAPVLGGHLIFEFFSADDGSFSAVATRIPYLIFAGILLLVALLISRVKLPSFQTEEEEAVKGLGALQHTHLLFGVFAMFCYVGGEVAVGSFIISFLEQPQVMNLNEVVSKNYLSLYWGGAMIGRFLGAISLNHSISQSKKALYMLGAAAAVFIVIFSIVDLTFSQISFFLVFIALNFVAFFVGKSAPARTLSIFAGINVLLLISAMLNHGELAMYSILGIGIFNSIMFSNIYTLAISGLGKYTSQGSSLVVMAILGGAIVPIFQGYLADIFGVQHSFIIPVFCYVFILIFGAYCTKYLGHVKQDADAKSGH from the coding sequence ATGATCAATAATGAAGTACAATCAAAAAGGAATTATACCATTCCGTTGATTACCATTACGCTTTTATTTTTTATGTGGGGATTCATCACATGCATGAATGACATCCTTATTCCATACCTGAAGCAGCTCTTTAAACTGACATTTTTCGAATCGATGTTGGTACAGTTTTGTTTCTTTGGAGCTTATTTTATAGGTTCATTAATTTACTTTTTGGTTTCCACATCAAGCGGAGATCCCATCAACAAAGTTGGTTACAAAAAAGGAATTCTCTTCGGGATTTTCTTGGCTGCATTCGGATGTATCTTGTTTTATCCGGCGGCAACATTCTCTTCTTACGGACTATTTTTAGGAGCATTGTTCGTTCTTGGATTAGGATTTACAGTTCTTCAAATCACTGCAAACGCTTACGTTTCGCTGTTAGGTTCAGAAGATTCTGCATCAAGCCGACTCAACATGACGCAGGCTTTTAATGCCTTCGGAACGACGATTGCTCCGGTTTTGGGCGGACATTTAATCTTTGAATTTTTCTCGGCTGATGACGGTTCGTTCTCTGCAGTAGCAACACGAATTCCTTATTTAATTTTTGCAGGAATCTTATTGCTGGTTGCTTTATTAATTTCAAGAGTAAAATTACCATCGTTTCAAACAGAAGAAGAGGAAGCCGTAAAAGGTTTGGGCGCATTGCAGCACACACATCTTTTATTCGGAGTCTTTGCGATGTTCTGTTATGTAGGTGGGGAAGTAGCGGTAGGAAGTTTCATCATCAGTTTCCTTGAGCAGCCACAGGTTATGAATCTTAATGAAGTAGTCAGTAAAAACTATCTTTCTCTATATTGGGGAGGTGCGATGATTGGACGTTTCTTAGGTGCGATTTCTTTGAATCATTCAATCAGCCAAAGCAAGAAAGCATTGTATATGTTGGGAGCTGCAGCGGCGGTTTTCATAGTGATTTTCAGTATTGTTGATTTAACGTTTTCACAAATCAGTTTCTTCCTGGTCTTTATTGCTTTAAATTTCGTTGCATTTTTTGTGGGAAAATCTGCTCCGGCAAGAACTTTATCCATCTTTGCAGGAATCAACGTTTTGTTACTGATCTCAGCGATGTTAAATCACGGCGAATTGGCGATGTACAGCATTTTAGGAATCGGAATTTTCAACTCGATTATGTTCTCTAATATTTATACGCTTGCCATTTCAGGATTAGGAAAATACACAAGTCAAGGTTCGTCATTGGTTGTAATGGCGATTTTAGGAGGTGCGATTGTTCCTATTTTTCAGGGATATTTAGCGGATATTTTCGGAGTTCAGCATTCATTTATTATTCCTGTATTTTGTTATGTATTTATTTTGATTTTTGGGGCGTATTGTACCAAATATCTGGGTCATGTGAAGCAGGATGCTGATGCTAAATCGGGACATTAA